A region of the Larus michahellis chromosome 4, bLarMic1.1, whole genome shotgun sequence genome:
ggggcggggccggggcggggcggcggccgcgcgGGGCTGACGTGGCGCTCCCCGGGAGGCGCGTTCCGCCCGCTCCCTTCCTCCCGCCGCGTGCGTGCGTTGCGTGCGTGCGTGCGGCGTTTCCGGCGCGGCGGTGCAGGATGGTGCTGCTGGAGAGCGAGCAGGTCGGGAGGGGCTGGGTGGCCGGGACGGTCCCCGGGCGGTCCCCGCCGTCGCGACTGGCCGCCCGGGCTGTGCCCTGTGGCGGCTGCTGGTGGCGGAGGGGATAAGCCCCGCAAGGCCCTGGGGTGCGGCGGGCCCGCTCTGGGCCGGCCCCTcgcctgccccggcggcgggggaggggagcCAGCATCGCTGTACCCGGTGACTTGGGCGAGGGAGAGGCAAAAACGCTGGGGCCGCGGCAGGTCTGGCGGGTGTTAGAGCTCGTTTTCCGGCTGGGCCTCGTGTCCCGCAGCTCCTGGGTGGGGAAAACCGGGAGTTCACCGTTCCTTGGTGCTTGTTCCCGCGGAACTGGGGGAGCCCGGCCTGGGGTAACGGCGAGGCCGGGGCTGCTCCACGGGCTTCTCCCTGCGCAGGGTGAAACGCTTGCGAGGTGGCCACGGATGGGGTCTCTTTCTCTTGCAGTTCCTGACAGAGCTTACCAGGCTCTTTCAGAAGTGCAGGACTTCGGGGAGTGTTTTCATAACGCTGAAGAAATGTAAGTTTTAAGTCTGTTGCTCGATTAAAGAGGTGTTCATGTAAATCAAACGTACGGTGTTGTtagcttgtattttaaaagatgcgGTTGTAATTCAGAGTATCTGCAAACAAGAGAAATCATATGGACAAATGAATCATCTTAGCTGCAGTATTAATAACCTTGAAGTAAGACTGAGTTTCAAACTGCAGGAAATATTGGAACTTTTAGAGTTATTAAACAATAATTGGAGATCCTTAGATCTCTATAAAAGGAGAATTATAGCGTTGCTGTTGTGTGTCTCTATTTCTCTGGTTTCTGGCTAGCTGGTGCTGCCCGAGAAGTCAAGTGTCCTCGGCTGCAGTTTGACATGCATTTAAAACATactgctgctggagcaggtggtTCATACAGCATGTCAGGGGAAGGATTTACATTTTTTCCCGGCAGATGTAGTTTATGGAACAGATCCTGGTGGGGTTACAGAGGAAGGGGTCTGTCAGCAATTTGGCAGCAATGTCAGTTCAGATGACCTTAAATTCCAAGGCGTTTTACAGATCTTCTCATGAGCAATTTTTAACATCTCATGTCAGGAAGCATCCAGTGATTTTAGTGAAATATGAATAAACATTCTCTTTCAATACAGATGATGGCCGAACAAAACCAGTCCCACGCAAAGGCCATGTAGAAAGTTTTGAACCAGCAGACAATAAGTGTCTTCTAAGAGCAActgatggaaagaagaaaattagcaCAGTGGTAAGTGACAACTTGGATTAGAAGGATTAGTGGCCCTACTTGTCTTTTATTTAATGCCCCATATTTTAAGTGAAATTTGACTTTATATGAATTCCATGAGAACTACCCTCTTCATTCCAGAGAAACCATATGGTAGTTAAACACACAACTGAAGCTGGGATGCTGAAGTGTTACGCTTACCTGAAGTCTTAATACTTACAGTCAGCATTACAAATGGGTCAGTTGTTTATAGTTTTGCTCTGTATGCTGGATTTTGCTTCAAAGTGGTATTGCAGGACAGCAGAAAGGGACCCTGCCTGTTTTCAGCAACCTTGGCTGTTTTGAGTCGGGTGGAATTGTttggagggaagggcagagacatgggcagaAGGACACAGGGCAGATACGGAACCTGCAGTATGAGGACAAACAGTGTGGCTctgaggagaagaaaagtcctGCACACCTATGCTCAAGCCTCAGGTGACAAAGAGGTAGTTTCTTATAGACCTTGATGGAATTACTGAAGGTCCTTACAATCCAGGAAAGAACCGGATGTTCCCAGGCTGTAAAACAGTAGGAAAGGGATCCTTGTTGCCTGGCAAGAACGTGTAGGTGTGCGTGGACTCTTTTAAGCCTTAATCTTGCTTAGCATacctatttttttctcatttacagaGCTATTTGTATTTTGGGAAACGTTAACTGAAGttgaaaagctgaaaagttgAAAACCActtttgttgtggtttagccccagctgggagctagaaccacgcagctgctcactccctccccccagtttggatgggggagagaattggaagagtaggagtgaggaaaaaaacctcatggattgagataaagacggtttaataggtagagcaaaagccatgcaagGAAAGCAACACAAGGCATTcgttcactgcttcccatcactCAAAAtgcacaccaccccccccccctttcttcttcccccagctttatatactgagcacgatgtcccacggcatggaatatcccttcggtcagttggggtcggctgtcccggctgtgtcccctcccggATTCTTGTGCCCCCTGCATCCTGCTggctggcagggcggtgtgaggagcagaaaaggccttgagagcttagcaacaactaaaaacatcagTGCACTATCGAAAAGtttttctcatcccaaatccaaaacatagcactataccagctgccaataaaaaagttaactctgtcCCAAATGAAACCACGACAACTTTGAGTGAGAGACTGGGAAAGGCTTTAGCTGACTTCATCTCTCCTCTGTGATGTAACCCAAGGAAAAATGTTACTTAGAGAAATCATTGAGAGAATCTGGGCTGCGACATAGTTTTATGGCCCCACAGGTAAATAAAACCTTCCTTAGAATGTTTCTTCACATTCTTCCCATTTGAAAACACAGGAATTTGGGACAAATGGCCACCAGAGGATTTTGTTAATCGAGTAGGGAGTGTGTTCAGTTTTCTAAATCAGCGAAGTCCTATGACATGTCAGTACAGCCTGCCTTCCACTGAATGTCATGAGTTGATCCAACTGCTGCTAAAAAGACTGGATGGTCGCTGGGGGGTAAACACATACCGATACTTGGTTTGTAATAGTAATAACCAGTGTTCTCTTGGTTAACCTCCAGTATTACTTTTGTAGGTGAGCTCAAAGGAAGTAAATAAATTCCAGATGGTAAGTTTTGTATgccttttatcttccttttctgtaggTATGGGGGAATGGTCAGCTGTGAACGGGTTGATTCAGTGCGGAACTGCCATACAGATTAACCTTGGACTACCCACGTATCTgcgtttgtttaaaaaaaagaaataaaaattccattGTGTTTTATCTAAGTTTCTGCATTGGTTTAGAAACAATAGTTTCCCAGTGTAGGGTGTAAGAGCATGATTCTCTAACTGAGAAAATGCAGATACCTATTCATTATCAATATATAAAATGTTACCTCTAGTATATTGTCGCTTACATATTTGTTCTTGTAATGGTTCTAATTGTTTTTGCAGGCATATTCAAATTTGCTGAGAGCTAACATGGATGGcttgaagaaaaaagacaagaaaagcaaaaacaagaAGAGTAAAGCAACACAGTGACGGAGCAGTGTCCTACCATCACTATAACAGACTTGACCCTTGCTCAAAGCAAAGTCCATTTCTTTTTGAGTTACCACTTGTCTTTGGCTTTCCTTCCAGCAGGATACTGGGATGTTATCAGTACTTTTGTTTAAACTGAGAGCAGAAGGTGCTTTCTCTGGATTGTTGTACGGCAGCAGTATTTACAGGGTTATACTGAAATAGCTTTACACTCAGCTGCCAACTAGTTTTGTACTTatactgctgtttgttttgtATTATACAAGTGGGCAATGTAAAAAACCTGTCTGGGGGGTAACGTGGGGTGAAGAGAAATGCACTGTGCCAGGAGCAAAGTGAGACCAGAGCAGGAGTCTCCGTGACAGATGCCCAGTTTTATAGATAAGCCTCAGTAGTACTAGGGAAGGTGGGTGCCAACATATTATCAGGAACAGCagctttcctgtttctgtcttATTTTGAGGGACGCGCCTACGTGATGCAGTGCAGATACCCCTAAGGCTCTTTCAAAGCCAGGCAGCTGTGCCGTTGCTCCATGCTTATCCAGCTGTGCTGACCCTGGCTCAGGCTGGGGGGAGGGCAGGCCTCTGTATCATGTTCCCTTCAGAAAATGCTCATGTCTcctaaactttttcttttaaagcttcatCCTTTAGTATATTCAGGGATCTGAATTTCCCCATACTTCACATCTTAAAGTAGCTCCTTCATTTGAGCAGATGTAAAAGACAAATACTTAATTGTTTCTATTAAAGACAatgaaaaatggatttaattGTAATGACTGATGTGACTTATCTTAGTGAATGGCTGGGCATAGTATGGTTATCTGTGCCTTCAGGACCGACTCCCCTCATGCTACTTTGTATGTTGCTCAGAAGTTCTTGTGTTTGTCTTTAAAGTTACCTCTTTACATATTTTAACTTTGCCCTCCTCTTTACGACAAGAAAAGGGCAGGAAAAGTAAGTAGTATTTCTTAATGCAATAAGCCTGCAGTGCTAAAGGCAATCATTtgagttaaaggaaaaaaaaaaccacaagagtaAGCTGTTTAAACAGAAGGTaccaggtggggagggagggtaAACACCAGTGTATTTCCACAAATccctgacatttttttcctgcatatttgCTCCAGTATTATAAGCAATTCGATGTGAAATACAATGCATAGTTAACTATGGCTGCTGTAACTCATCTTCAGATTTACTCAGCTTCGTTTGTCTTGATGGGGTTGTGTTATAGCTCAGCTTCAAGAAGATAATTACAACATTGCCATCATTACTATGACTTTAACTTCAAACTTAATCAGACAACCCAAGTGAAGAAAGCTAGTTCAAAACTTTGGTTATGACTCTAGCACACGCAGGTTACTGTTTCTCTTAAAAGTCTTCATTTTAGGTCTGAAACACGTTTTTCATGTATCTGATCTTATTTCATCTCCCAGGAAGCCACTGCTTGATTTTAATGCAAAAGTAGAGGCAGGACAAGTATACGCAGCCAGGCTTGCAACAACTCAAGTTAAAAGCTATTCTCTCTTATATAGAAATTAAACCAATaggtttattaaaaaacaaacacaaaaagcttGCACTACACATTTCAAGAAGGCTCGGTAGCCAAACCTTTTATTACGTAAAAACCCTTcttcaaaaaagtttaaaacagttacagCTGAAGATAATTCATCTTCTCTAATCCTTGAACTGAGTTTCTCATTTCAGTACTACTGTTGCATATTGACATAAAAGGCATTCTGAAACTATgtaaaaagagaaagcagttttaCACCTGCACAGCTGATATGCCTTTTTTGTGGCATAAGGGGACAAGAATTACATGATAATACGTATCTCCAGCTGTAGTCAAACTTGCTCTTTAAGTGcctataaaacatttatttccactttttgACATAAATTTACAGTTTTATGTTACATATGAAATTCAGTCTGGACACATAAAGAAGCATCAGTTGCCTGTCTTGCATTGTTACAGCTTTTTGAAATTCCTTCAACAAAACACTGTTGTCTCTTAATGAAAGCATCCCATAAAAGATGCTTTAAGTACTAAAACAAAACTTTGTATTCATCTCGGTAACTGTACAGGATAAGCACAGGAACcctgcagaaggaaggaaaagagaatatttttaaactttgaaactGCAGGTTCAAAAGCTGTGG
Encoded here:
- the SRP14 gene encoding signal recognition particle 14 kDa protein, which codes for MVLLESEQFLTELTRLFQKCRTSGSVFITLKKYDGRTKPVPRKGHVESFEPADNKCLLRATDGKKKISTVVSSKEVNKFQMAYSNLLRANMDGLKKKDKKSKNKKSKATQ